A genomic region of Gammaproteobacteria bacterium contains the following coding sequences:
- a CDS encoding PilZ domain-containing protein: MGAANYIENRWSQRRPLSMQVEVLSGGVKLAQGQARDVGLGGVFLFLDLEQQPSGEIDVELLFDTGSNGESRHKHKLRARIVRHSAEGIGLMFRDFDTSSFRALQEVMRYTDVSN, encoded by the coding sequence ATGGGGGCTGCAAACTATATTGAAAATCGTTGGAGCCAACGTCGGCCGTTGTCGATGCAAGTGGAAGTGTTGAGTGGTGGCGTAAAGCTGGCTCAGGGCCAGGCTCGTGACGTAGGGCTTGGAGGTGTCTTTCTTTTTCTTGATCTGGAGCAACAGCCGTCGGGTGAAATCGATGTGGAACTGTTGTTTGACACCGGTAGCAATGGTGAGAGCCGACACAAACACAAGCTCCGGGCGCGCATAGTCAGACATTCTGCCGAGGGAATAGGTCTGATGTTCAGAGACTTCGACACGAGCTCGTTTAGGGCCTTGCAGGAAGTCATGCGATACACTGACGTTAGCAACTAG
- the asd gene encoding archaetidylserine decarboxylase (Phosphatidylserine decarboxylase is synthesized as a single chain precursor. Generation of the pyruvoyl active site from a Ser is coupled to cleavage of a Gly-Ser bond between the larger (beta) and smaller (alpha chains). It is an integral membrane protein.), giving the protein MSTEPLQQASLADYFKAIPQYVLPHQLLSGVMHRLTRSRSKWFKNWLIGFVVKNYHVDMRDAQEENPLSYETFNHFFTRALKPSARPLCEGETNVACPVDGTVSQAGKIEHGKIFQAKGRSYTLLELLGGDKSLCEPFKDGSFATIYLSPRDYHRIHTPLAGELKHMVHVPGRLFSVSPATTRAVPSLFARNERVVSIFETCYGPMAVILVGAIFVSSMETVWAGTITPPYGSRVVTTNYAPGSQTLARGDELGRFNMGSTVIVLFGQNKVEWVKNILPGGSVQMGQHLAKGI; this is encoded by the coding sequence ATGAGCACAGAACCTTTACAGCAAGCTTCACTAGCGGACTACTTCAAAGCTATTCCCCAATACGTGTTACCTCATCAACTATTGTCGGGCGTCATGCATCGTCTTACGCGCTCCCGCAGCAAATGGTTTAAAAACTGGCTTATCGGTTTTGTCGTAAAAAATTATCATGTCGACATGCGCGATGCGCAGGAAGAAAATCCTCTCAGCTATGAAACATTCAACCATTTTTTCACCCGTGCGCTCAAACCCTCTGCCAGACCGTTGTGTGAAGGTGAAACCAATGTGGCCTGCCCTGTCGATGGCACTGTCAGTCAGGCAGGAAAAATTGAACATGGAAAAATTTTTCAGGCCAAAGGCAGAAGTTATACGCTACTTGAATTACTAGGCGGGGATAAGTCATTGTGTGAGCCTTTCAAGGACGGCAGCTTCGCCACTATTTATCTCTCTCCACGCGATTATCACAGAATACATACGCCCTTAGCCGGCGAGTTAAAACACATGGTCCATGTACCCGGACGATTGTTTAGCGTCAGTCCGGCGACAACGCGAGCGGTACCAAGCCTTTTTGCTCGCAATGAAAGAGTGGTTTCAATATTCGAAACCTGTTACGGACCTATGGCAGTGATTCTGGTTGGTGCCATCTTTGTTTCGTCGATGGAAACTGTTTGGGCCGGCACAATCACTCCTCCCTATGGCAGCCGAGTCGTAACAACGAACTACGCACCCGGCTCGCAGACGCTGGCGAGAGGCGACGAACTTGGGCGATTCAATATGGGCTCAACAGTGATTGTGTTGTTCGGACAAAATAAAGTTGAATGGGTAAAGAACATTCTTCCTGGCGGCAGCGTTCAAATGGGACAACATCTGGCGAAAGGAATTTAA
- the pncC gene encoding nicotinamide-nucleotide amidase, whose protein sequence is MINLEALNQLSVLSEKCGELLRQNGLILATAESCTGGWVAKAITDIAGSSQWFDRGFVTYTNISKTELLDVNPVTLTQYGAVSKEVVSEMALGALRFSQANISVAISGIAGPGGGSQDKPVGTVWFAWAKHGELQNAESLLFAGDRESVRFSAVLHAIQKTYEYSH, encoded by the coding sequence ATGATAAATCTTGAAGCCCTAAATCAATTGTCTGTACTTTCAGAAAAATGTGGCGAGTTGCTGCGGCAAAACGGGTTGATATTGGCGACCGCAGAAAGTTGTACCGGCGGCTGGGTTGCAAAAGCCATTACCGATATCGCTGGAAGCTCGCAGTGGTTTGATCGTGGGTTTGTCACCTATACCAATATCTCGAAGACTGAGCTGCTCGATGTGAATCCTGTTACCCTGACACAATACGGCGCGGTCAGTAAAGAAGTCGTGAGCGAAATGGCCTTAGGCGCGTTACGATTCAGCCAGGCGAACATCAGCGTAGCTATTAGTGGTATTGCGGGCCCAGGCGGAGGAAGTCAGGATAAACCGGTGGGAACTGTGTGGTTTGCATGGGCAAAGCATGGTGAATTGCAGAATGCGGAGTCACTTTTGTTTGCTGGAGATCGGGAGTCTGTTCGGTTTTCCGCAGTGCTGCATGCAATACAAAAAACGTACGAATATTCTCATTGA
- a CDS encoding ATP-binding protein, whose protein sequence is MNKLPVWKFALITSLLALLSVGGNFFGIPVFFGVDFIFGSVAAILALVFLGLVPALFVSLCGGLYTLVLWGHPYAMIIFALEIIIISALYKRGTRNLVLADLLFWLTAGAWLVLIFYRGAIGVSWDAAILIAVKQPLNGIFNTLIAGLIVHSLQVSPRFFKLIKLGKPTLSSLLFHALLTTILIAGMLPILNEGYNQRRIQELFLLERMQDQAKQIRSTLKQSTTLSNLKFQLDESDSDGIAILDAAGNTIFRIGVIASLEDQSGDIETLGDGFEIWLPIGEVAVMKRWKQSRYRLRQRVDSIEGISAIVIEREAKPLVQALENGRLRLFIMLAALLLVGIIVARGLSNWLTRPLSALDKASGDLSGQISQGARPDLPESVVKEYDNLSITLRDMADQLGSSFTELNQVKDDLEKTVETRTHELRESQERWQFALEGAGDGVWDWNVATGSVFFSRRWKSMLGYADDEVSENIKEWNIRVHPEDKDKTIADLNRHMNDEIDYYENEHRMRCKDGTYKWILDRGKVVERDKEGRPSRVIGTHTDISERKKNEERLMAAMNAAEKASHAKSEFLSSMSHELRTPLNAIIGFSQLIGLDAEDAVVKSNSAEIYNAGKHLLELINDILDLSKIDSGAIGLSCESVELGKLVSECVMLMGAQAGKQHIEIRNMIDEHGSYRIHADYTRFKQVLLNLLSNAIKYNCDGGSVVIDCERSSDDRIALSITDTGVGMSDEQLQNLFMPFERLGAEKTGVEGTGIGLLISKRLMELMDGSISVSSEVKAGTIFTISIGLSKNEVVEKISDIGVDDDRRNVIPGSEASDRLVLYIEDNPANLQLVAQIFSSLTSYQLIYATNAVDGIALAKSRLPDLILMDINMPGMDGYEALAMLKADKLTKHIPVAAVSGNAMQSDIRKGLKAGFELYLTKPFQIGDLVDKLHFLLSNAPPIERSGTSS, encoded by the coding sequence ATGAATAAATTGCCTGTTTGGAAGTTTGCGCTCATTACCTCGCTGCTTGCGTTGTTATCTGTCGGGGGTAATTTCTTTGGCATCCCTGTTTTTTTTGGGGTGGACTTCATTTTTGGTTCTGTTGCGGCAATTCTAGCACTGGTATTTCTTGGTCTTGTTCCTGCGCTTTTTGTGTCCCTATGCGGAGGTCTGTATACCTTGGTATTATGGGGCCATCCCTATGCGATGATCATATTTGCGCTGGAGATTATTATTATCAGCGCGCTGTATAAACGAGGAACGAGAAATCTGGTCCTGGCAGATTTGCTGTTTTGGCTGACAGCGGGAGCTTGGTTGGTGTTGATATTTTATCGGGGAGCCATAGGCGTGAGTTGGGATGCTGCGATTCTAATCGCAGTCAAACAGCCACTAAACGGTATCTTCAATACACTGATTGCCGGATTGATTGTCCATTCATTACAGGTTAGTCCCAGGTTTTTCAAGTTAATAAAGCTTGGCAAGCCAACACTTTCTTCTTTGCTGTTTCATGCCTTGCTTACGACGATACTTATCGCCGGAATGTTGCCTATTCTAAACGAGGGCTACAATCAGCGACGTATTCAAGAATTATTTTTGCTTGAGCGCATGCAGGATCAGGCGAAACAAATACGTTCTACTTTGAAGCAATCCACAACGCTGTCGAATTTAAAATTTCAACTTGACGAGAGTGATAGCGACGGCATTGCGATACTCGATGCTGCAGGAAATACAATTTTTCGCATCGGCGTTATTGCGAGTCTGGAAGATCAAAGTGGCGATATTGAAACGTTGGGCGACGGTTTTGAAATATGGTTGCCCATAGGTGAAGTCGCGGTGATGAAGCGCTGGAAACAAAGCCGGTATCGTCTGCGACAACGCGTTGACTCCATCGAAGGTATAAGTGCAATTGTCATTGAGCGGGAAGCGAAGCCTCTGGTGCAGGCTTTAGAAAATGGTCGGCTAAGATTATTTATTATGCTTGCAGCGCTGTTATTGGTAGGCATCATTGTCGCGAGAGGTCTCAGTAACTGGCTGACACGCCCCCTTAGTGCATTGGACAAGGCCAGTGGGGATTTGTCTGGGCAGATTTCACAAGGAGCGCGACCAGACTTGCCAGAAAGCGTGGTAAAGGAATATGACAATCTCAGCATCACGCTTCGTGATATGGCTGATCAACTCGGAAGCAGTTTTACGGAACTGAATCAAGTTAAGGATGATCTGGAAAAAACAGTTGAGACACGAACACACGAATTACGAGAAAGTCAGGAGCGTTGGCAGTTTGCGCTCGAAGGAGCTGGCGATGGCGTGTGGGATTGGAATGTCGCGACGGGTAGTGTTTTCTTTTCACGGCGCTGGAAATCGATGCTTGGCTATGCTGATGACGAAGTTTCTGAGAATATCAAAGAATGGAATATACGCGTACACCCGGAGGATAAAGATAAAACGATAGCAGATTTAAATCGTCATATGAACGACGAAATTGATTATTACGAAAATGAACATCGAATGCGGTGCAAAGACGGTACTTATAAATGGATACTTGATCGCGGTAAAGTAGTGGAAAGAGATAAGGAAGGACGACCTTCTCGCGTGATTGGTACTCATACAGATATTTCTGAGCGTAAGAAAAATGAAGAACGTTTGATGGCGGCAATGAATGCGGCTGAGAAGGCCAGTCACGCCAAATCGGAATTTCTTTCCTCCATGAGTCATGAGTTGCGCACGCCTTTGAACGCTATCATTGGTTTCAGTCAGCTTATCGGGCTGGACGCCGAAGATGCGGTGGTTAAATCAAATTCCGCAGAAATCTACAATGCGGGAAAACATCTGCTGGAATTGATAAATGACATTCTTGATTTGTCGAAGATAGATTCTGGCGCCATAGGGTTGTCTTGCGAGAGTGTTGAGCTCGGCAAGCTCGTATCTGAGTGTGTGATGTTAATGGGGGCGCAAGCTGGGAAGCAACATATTGAGATAAGGAATATGATTGATGAGCACGGTTCTTATCGCATACATGCTGATTACACTCGATTCAAACAAGTCTTGTTAAATTTGTTGTCGAATGCGATCAAGTATAATTGTGATGGTGGTAGCGTGGTGATCGATTGTGAGCGGAGCAGTGACGACAGGATTGCGCTTTCTATAACAGATACAGGCGTTGGAATGTCGGACGAGCAATTGCAAAATCTCTTTATGCCATTCGAGCGTCTAGGGGCAGAAAAAACAGGAGTCGAAGGGACTGGTATTGGTTTGCTGATTAGCAAGCGTCTAATGGAGCTCATGGATGGAAGTATAAGCGTTAGTAGTGAAGTTAAGGCGGGAACGATATTCACAATAAGTATAGGTTTGTCCAAGAATGAAGTTGTGGAGAAAATAAGTGACATAGGCGTCGATGATGATAGGCGGAATGTAATACCTGGTTCTGAGGCTAGTGACAGGCTGGTGTTATACATTGAAGATAACCCTGCCAATTTACAACTGGTAGCGCAGATTTTTTCATCTCTCACCTCATATCAGCTGATATACGCCACGAATGCCGTCGACGGAATTGCGCTTGCGAAATCGCGGCTACCCGATCTTATTCTGATGGATATCAATATGCCGGGCATGGACGGCTATGAGGCGCTTGCCATGCTCAAGGCCGATAAATTGACCAAGCATATCCCTGTCGCGGCAGTGAGCGGAAACGCTATGCAGTCCGATATTCGTAAAGGTTTGAAAGCAGGTTTTGAGCTGTATTTAACCAAGCCATTCCAAATTGGTGATCTGGTTGATAAGTTACATTTTCTACTATCGAATGCCCCGCCAATAGAGCGTTCTGGGACAAGTAGCTAG
- a CDS encoding WYL domain-containing protein: MTTQTMMFSDIKWHTRQRLLYIEVMAYYCGLVTRSDIANAFRLSDAAATKDLKLYNDLAPSNLVYRQNLFGYVPTLDFAAMFSDLNPRWVLPMLASNLTTNATQNSPNIYGVPCVSAALPYRLPEKLYVAQITQAIKWKKKLAIFSIGDNPGEAAIIEPHTLISQNSHWYARAFCENHYEFRNIDLSHLSKTKQIDEPAESDANYDEEWNDIVTLELAPHPHLDQRRQKLILGQYDNEGDCIRVQCRRALMDILLKQLAVDTSTDASLNPDTHSLYFRNRNALNVYSGS; the protein is encoded by the coding sequence ATGACAACTCAAACAATGATGTTCAGCGATATCAAATGGCATACCCGACAGCGTCTGCTATATATCGAAGTCATGGCGTACTATTGTGGGCTTGTCACACGCAGCGATATTGCTAATGCGTTTCGCTTGTCTGACGCTGCAGCAACAAAAGACCTCAAGCTTTATAATGATCTTGCACCAAGCAACTTGGTATACCGGCAAAACTTATTCGGTTATGTGCCGACACTGGATTTTGCAGCGATGTTTTCTGATTTAAATCCGCGATGGGTGTTACCGATGCTGGCAAGTAACTTGACCACCAACGCCACGCAAAACAGCCCTAATATTTACGGTGTTCCCTGCGTAAGCGCAGCCCTTCCTTATCGACTACCGGAAAAATTGTATGTAGCGCAAATCACCCAGGCGATTAAGTGGAAAAAGAAATTAGCGATTTTTAGCATTGGCGACAACCCAGGCGAAGCAGCTATCATCGAGCCTCACACGCTCATCAGCCAAAACTCACACTGGTATGCACGGGCCTTTTGCGAAAATCATTACGAATTCAGGAATATCGATCTGTCTCATCTAAGCAAGACCAAACAAATCGACGAACCGGCAGAGTCCGATGCAAATTACGACGAAGAATGGAATGACATTGTCACACTGGAATTGGCTCCGCACCCTCACCTGGATCAAAGACGACAGAAATTAATTCTAGGGCAGTACGACAACGAAGGAGATTGTATTCGAGTACAGTGTCGCCGCGCTTTAATGGATATCCTGTTAAAACAATTAGCCGTCGATACTTCTACCGATGCTTCACTTAACCCCGACACACACTCATTATATTTTCGAAACCGAAACGCTTTGAATGTTTATAGCGGGAGTTGA
- the recA gene encoding recombinase RecA — protein MEDNKKRALNAALSQIEKQFGKGSVMRMGDENAVRDIEAISTGSLGLDVALGIGGLPKGRVVEIYGPESSGKTTLTLSTIAQCQKTGGTAAFIDAEHALDPIYAQKLGVNIDDLLVSQPDTGEQALEIADMLVRSAAVDLIVIDSVAALTPKAEIEGEMGDSHVGLQARLMSQALRKLTGNIKRTNCMVIFINQIRMKIGVMFGNPETTTGGNALKFYASVRLDIRRTGAIKKGEEVVGSATKVKVVKNKVAPPFKQTEFDILYGEGISREGEIIDMGVNMNIVDKAGAWYSYNGDRIGQGKDNVRNFLKENPAIAQDIEARVRAEMLPGAVPAGEPVVEPEEA, from the coding sequence ATGGAAGACAACAAAAAGCGTGCGCTGAATGCGGCGTTGAGTCAGATCGAAAAGCAATTTGGTAAAGGGTCAGTGATGCGCATGGGTGATGAAAATGCCGTGCGTGATATCGAGGCTATTTCCACTGGTTCTCTGGGTCTGGACGTGGCGCTTGGCATCGGTGGGTTGCCTAAGGGGCGCGTCGTGGAAATTTATGGACCGGAATCCTCGGGTAAAACCACGCTGACACTGTCGACGATTGCACAGTGTCAGAAGACTGGTGGGACGGCGGCCTTTATCGACGCGGAACACGCGCTTGATCCCATTTATGCGCAGAAGCTGGGTGTTAATATCGACGATTTGCTGGTGTCGCAGCCGGATACGGGCGAACAGGCGCTGGAAATTGCCGACATGCTAGTGCGATCTGCCGCCGTAGATTTGATCGTTATCGACTCGGTCGCCGCGCTTACGCCCAAGGCGGAAATCGAAGGTGAGATGGGTGATAGCCACGTCGGATTGCAGGCGCGTTTGATGTCGCAGGCATTGCGTAAACTCACCGGTAATATCAAACGCACCAATTGTATGGTGATCTTTATTAACCAGATTCGTATGAAGATCGGCGTTATGTTTGGTAATCCCGAGACCACCACCGGTGGTAATGCACTCAAGTTCTATGCCTCAGTACGCCTCGATATCCGCCGCACCGGTGCCATCAAGAAAGGTGAGGAAGTTGTAGGTAGTGCGACCAAGGTCAAGGTTGTCAAAAATAAAGTGGCACCGCCATTCAAGCAGACTGAATTCGACATTCTCTATGGTGAAGGCATCTCTCGAGAAGGCGAGATCATCGACATGGGCGTTAATATGAATATCGTGGATAAAGCCGGTGCCTGGTATAGCTATAACGGTGACCGCATCGGTCAGGGCAAAGACAATGTAAGGAATTTCCTGAAGGAGAATCCTGCTATTGCCCAGGATATCGAGGCACGAGTACGTGCCGAAATGTTGCCTGGCGCTGTGCCCGCAGGTGAGCCGGTGGTCGAGCCGGAAGAGGCTTGA
- a CDS encoding recombination regulator RecX, translating into MGQDIYKSINLAALRCLGRREYGIAELTQHLCHKGFPSKTVAEVVKQLQNEGAISDQRFAESYIRARIARGFGPQRVVNELRQKGIADEVIDFSLSDIEDQEMTDWSGLAARVREKRFGVNAPATVQDKAKQWRYLQYKGFTSEQIHSLFND; encoded by the coding sequence ATGGGTCAGGACATATATAAAAGTATAAATCTCGCCGCCTTGCGTTGCCTGGGGCGGCGAGAATATGGAATCGCAGAACTCACTCAGCATCTGTGTCACAAAGGATTTCCCTCCAAGACCGTAGCCGAGGTCGTCAAACAACTGCAAAACGAGGGCGCTATCAGCGATCAACGGTTTGCGGAATCATATATTCGTGCGAGAATAGCGCGGGGTTTTGGACCCCAGCGCGTGGTAAATGAATTGCGCCAGAAGGGTATCGCAGACGAGGTCATTGATTTTTCTCTCTCCGATATCGAAGATCAGGAGATGACCGACTGGTCTGGTCTGGCTGCCCGTGTACGTGAAAAGCGCTTCGGTGTGAACGCTCCGGCGACAGTGCAGGACAAGGCCAAGCAATGGCGCTATCTACAGTACAAGGGCTTCACCAGCGAACAGATACACTCCCTATTTAACGATTAA
- the alaS gene encoding alanine--tRNA ligase: protein MKAAQIRQAFLDYFASKGHEIVPSSSLVPGNDPTLLFTNAGMVQFKDLFLGREKRAYQRATSSQRCVRAGGKHNDLENVGYTARHHTFFEMLGNFSFGDYFKHDAIAYAWEFLTEVLKLPPERLWITVFDEDKEAETIWLNDIGVDPNRFSRIGAKDNFWSMGDTGPCGPCTEIFYDHGPEVAGGPPGTPEEDGDRYVEIWNLVFMQYDRSADGTLTPLPKPSVDTGAGLERVAAVMQKVRSNYEIDLFQALIKAAAAATKCGDLTHNSLKVIADHIRSCVFLIIDGVVPSNEGRGYVLRRIIRRALRHGYELGQKDLFFHKLVKTLAEQMGDAYPELIQSQAQVEKILRREEERFAETLEQGMGILEGAIASLSGKQIPGETVFRLYDTYGFPVDLTEDIARNRGLTIDHAGFEKAMEGQRDRARAASQFKADYSADLDIEGKTEFTGYENLVDKVTIEAIFVEGKPVTHLSTGEQGIVVLNKTPFYAESGGQVGDTGMLRGKGVEVEISDTQKQAGGVFVHFAVVEQGELKEGAQLSAEVDEEDRKRIACNHSATHLLHAALRQVLGEHVQQKGSLVEANRLRFDFSHPEPVSNEQLIDIENLVNKHIRGNHTVETKLMQIEAAKASGAMALFGEKYDDEVRVLRMSDFSVELCGGTHVTRTGDIGLLKILNEGGVAAGVRRIEAIAGEGALQSVQQGDAVLSQLASLLKTSKDQVQDKLHQLFERNRLLEKELDQLKSKMASAAGSDLSGSAKEIKGIKVVAARLDGADAKSLRDTVDQLKNKLGKAAVVLATVEDGKVRLIAGVTKESTDKIKAGELVNMVAQQVGGKGGGRPDMAQAGGTDPTNLDAALQSVEGWVSDKLG, encoded by the coding sequence ATGAAGGCAGCACAGATCAGGCAGGCGTTTCTCGATTATTTTGCGAGCAAAGGGCACGAAATTGTACCCAGTAGTTCCTTGGTGCCCGGCAATGATCCTACCTTGCTGTTCACCAACGCGGGCATGGTTCAGTTCAAGGATTTGTTTCTTGGTCGCGAAAAGCGCGCCTATCAAAGAGCAACATCGTCACAGCGCTGTGTTCGCGCTGGCGGCAAACACAATGACCTGGAGAATGTCGGTTACACTGCGCGTCACCACACCTTTTTCGAAATGCTCGGCAACTTCAGTTTCGGCGACTACTTCAAGCACGACGCGATTGCCTATGCCTGGGAGTTTCTTACGGAAGTGCTCAAGCTCCCGCCAGAACGTTTGTGGATAACCGTATTTGATGAAGATAAGGAAGCCGAGACGATCTGGCTAAACGATATCGGTGTTGATCCGAACCGTTTTTCGCGCATAGGCGCAAAAGACAATTTCTGGTCCATGGGTGATACTGGACCGTGCGGACCTTGTACCGAAATATTTTATGACCACGGACCCGAAGTGGCGGGTGGTCCACCGGGGACGCCAGAAGAAGACGGCGATCGCTATGTCGAGATCTGGAACCTGGTATTCATGCAATATGACCGTTCTGCGGACGGCACCCTGACACCATTACCCAAGCCATCGGTGGATACCGGCGCGGGGCTTGAGCGTGTTGCCGCTGTCATGCAGAAAGTGCGCAGCAATTACGAAATCGATTTGTTTCAGGCTTTAATTAAGGCAGCGGCGGCGGCGACCAAGTGCGGCGATTTGACACATAACTCGCTCAAGGTCATTGCTGATCATATCCGCTCCTGCGTGTTTCTGATTATTGATGGTGTCGTGCCTTCCAACGAAGGACGCGGTTATGTGCTTAGGCGCATTATTCGTCGCGCACTGCGTCATGGTTATGAGCTTGGCCAGAAGGATTTGTTCTTTCACAAACTGGTTAAAACGCTAGCCGAGCAAATGGGCGATGCCTATCCCGAATTGATCCAATCACAGGCCCAGGTAGAAAAAATTCTGCGCCGCGAAGAAGAGCGTTTTGCCGAAACGCTGGAACAGGGTATGGGCATACTCGAAGGTGCGATTGCCAGTCTCAGTGGTAAACAAATCCCAGGTGAAACCGTATTCCGTTTATATGATACCTATGGTTTTCCTGTCGACCTGACCGAAGATATCGCGCGTAATCGTGGTCTGACCATTGATCATGCCGGATTCGAAAAGGCGATGGAAGGTCAGCGTGATCGCGCCCGTGCGGCCAGTCAGTTCAAAGCGGACTACAGTGCAGACCTGGATATTGAAGGCAAGACAGAATTTACCGGCTATGAAAATCTGGTAGACAAAGTCACCATCGAAGCCATTTTCGTTGAAGGTAAACCGGTCACTCATTTAAGTACGGGTGAACAAGGTATCGTCGTTTTAAATAAAACACCTTTTTATGCAGAGTCCGGTGGCCAGGTTGGGGATACGGGCATGCTTCGTGGCAAAGGTGTCGAAGTAGAAATCAGTGACACCCAAAAACAGGCCGGTGGGGTATTTGTGCATTTCGCCGTGGTTGAACAGGGTGAACTGAAAGAAGGCGCACAGCTTAGTGCCGAAGTCGATGAGGAAGATAGAAAGCGTATCGCCTGTAATCACTCCGCTACGCATTTGCTACATGCTGCCTTACGCCAGGTGTTGGGTGAGCATGTACAGCAAAAAGGCTCGCTGGTGGAAGCCAATCGTCTGCGTTTCGATTTTTCTCACCCAGAGCCTGTTAGCAATGAGCAACTGATCGATATTGAGAATCTGGTAAACAAACACATCCGCGGTAATCACACCGTCGAAACCAAACTCATGCAAATTGAAGCGGCCAAGGCCAGCGGTGCGATGGCGTTATTTGGCGAGAAGTACGACGACGAAGTCCGCGTATTGCGCATGAGTGATTTTTCAGTTGAGTTGTGTGGCGGTACGCATGTTACTCGTACTGGCGATATCGGATTGCTCAAAATCCTGAATGAGGGCGGTGTAGCCGCTGGCGTTCGTCGAATCGAAGCGATAGCTGGTGAAGGCGCTTTGCAGTCGGTACAACAAGGCGACGCAGTATTGTCGCAATTAGCGAGCTTACTCAAGACCAGCAAAGATCAGGTGCAGGATAAATTGCATCAGCTATTTGAACGCAACCGTCTTTTGGAAAAAGAGCTGGATCAGTTGAAGTCCAAGATGGCCAGCGCAGCCGGTAGTGATCTGAGTGGTTCGGCCAAAGAGATAAAAGGAATTAAAGTCGTCGCTGCGCGTCTGGACGGTGCCGATGCCAAATCGCTGCGCGATACAGTAGATCAATTAAAGAACAAGCTGGGTAAGGCGGCAGTTGTGCTGGCGACAGTCGAAGATGGCAAGGTGCGTCTGATTGCGGGCGTGACCAAGGAAAGTACGGATAAAATCAAGGCGGGCGAACTGGTGAATATGGTAGCCCAACAGGTGGGTGGAAAAGGCGGCGGAAGACCAGATATGGCCCAGGCCGGCGGTACCGACCCGACAAATTTGGATGCAGCATTACAGTCAGTGGAGGGCTGGGTTTCAGATAAGCTGGGTTAA